Proteins from one Acidobacteriota bacterium genomic window:
- a CDS encoding thioredoxin family protein — MTDHTTTEVTLQYFDGCPNWKDTDAYLTALHDEGLGITVSLELVDTQEKAESANFRGSPTVLINGVDPFADPDAPVGLSCRMYPSDDGYVGSPTLEQLRSALVAARV, encoded by the coding sequence GTGACCGACCACACCACAACTGAAGTGACATTGCAGTATTTTGACGGCTGCCCAAACTGGAAAGACACCGACGCCTACCTCACCGCGCTGCACGACGAAGGCCTCGGCATAACCGTCAGTCTCGAACTTGTTGATACGCAAGAGAAAGCGGAGAGCGCCAACTTCCGCGGCTCGCCGACCGTCTTGATAAACGGTGTCGACCCATTTGCTGACCCGGATGCGCCTGTCGGGCTGTCGTGTCGCATGTATCCGTCCGACGACGGGTACGTCGGCTCGCCGACATTGGAACAGCTCAGGTCAGCCCTGGTCGCTGCACGGGTCTGA
- a CDS encoding rhodanese-like domain-containing protein, whose translation MVTNIDRAELLTLIADGAQIVDVLPLAEYEAEHIPGAVSIPLRRLTANASEVLSRDKPVVVY comes from the coding sequence ATGGTGACCAACATCGATCGGGCCGAACTACTGACGCTCATTGCGGACGGCGCTCAGATTGTCGACGTGCTACCGCTTGCCGAGTACGAAGCAGAACACATTCCCGGGGCTGTGAGCATTCCGCTGCGGCGCCTCACAGCGAATGCTTCCGAAGTGCTCAGCCGAGATAAGCCGGTCGTTGTCTACTGA
- a CDS encoding CBS domain-containing protein, which yields MSPRAACRLEYFGFEYVYDYVAGKADWKAAGLALEGAAEHGLTVGDATRPDVPTAELHEVLDLVRQRVTSAGWDEAIVIDRGRVVVGRLRGAVWDGDGTARVDQVMESGPTTVRPDGSLSALLARMNDRGTQLVVVTDPQGVLIGVMLAEDSARLVAGESPEQVWQDCDGCPGRWVARAIDGS from the coding sequence ATGTCTCCGCGAGCCGCGTGCCGGCTCGAGTATTTTGGCTTTGAATACGTGTACGACTACGTCGCAGGCAAGGCCGACTGGAAAGCTGCCGGACTTGCGCTTGAGGGTGCAGCAGAACACGGGCTGACGGTCGGCGACGCGACACGTCCCGACGTCCCAACCGCAGAGCTGCATGAGGTTCTCGATCTCGTCCGTCAGAGGGTCACCTCGGCAGGGTGGGACGAGGCCATTGTCATCGACCGCGGTCGAGTGGTGGTTGGAAGGCTGCGCGGTGCGGTGTGGGACGGCGACGGGACGGCGAGAGTCGATCAGGTAATGGAGTCCGGACCGACCACGGTCCGACCCGACGGGTCGCTGAGCGCGTTGCTTGCCAGGATGAACGACCGGGGAACACAGCTCGTTGTCGTGACCGATCCCCAGGGAGTACTCATTGGTGTGATGTTGGCGGAGGATTCCGCCCGACTCGTCGCCGGCGAATCGCCGGAACAGGTGTGGCAAGACTGCGACGGCTGCCCCGGCCGGTGGGTGGCTCGCGCTATCGACGGCTCGTAG
- a CDS encoding FAD-binding oxidoreductase — protein MFDLAVIGTGIMGAPTAWHAQRSGASVVAIGVPEPAEPDQHTGLFGAWHDSSRLLWRHHADPADTELTRRSIEAIRAIETECGNTLLTEVGFLFTADRGLDEGILSDSEDIESLLLLDHTDLADRFAYLALSPGVVGYVEDAPSGYMSPRGLVNAFVSSAAASGADVVQDQVTAVDVHADRVEVVISSGRRIAARKAVLATGAFSNTTQFLPRPVALRRKSETALMVELNLAKNPELIDMPTFVYELDSDLVSDIYMVPPMMYPNGKMMMKFGANTPHDRYLNDEEIQHWYREGDSAAVTPTMQKAFSRLFPSVDVDDWHAVRCVIARTPHGRPFIDTLVDGRLYCAIGGNGHSAKWAGAIGELAASLALTESWSDTVIPATHHRVQYADAAHTWKSRDLFM, from the coding sequence ATGTTCGACCTTGCAGTGATCGGCACCGGAATCATGGGTGCGCCAACGGCGTGGCACGCACAGCGGTCAGGGGCGTCCGTTGTTGCCATCGGAGTTCCCGAGCCAGCGGAACCCGACCAGCACACCGGCTTGTTTGGCGCGTGGCATGACAGCTCGAGATTGCTGTGGAGACATCATGCAGACCCGGCCGACACTGAGCTCACGCGTCGGAGTATTGAGGCGATAAGAGCGATCGAGACCGAATGCGGAAACACTCTCCTGACTGAGGTGGGCTTTTTGTTCACCGCGGATCGCGGTCTCGATGAGGGCATACTGAGCGATTCCGAAGACATCGAGTCCCTCCTTCTCCTCGACCACACCGACCTCGCCGACAGGTTTGCGTACCTTGCCCTCTCCCCAGGGGTGGTCGGCTACGTCGAAGACGCCCCGTCCGGGTACATGTCTCCACGGGGGCTCGTCAACGCATTCGTCTCGTCAGCTGCGGCGTCGGGCGCCGACGTTGTTCAAGACCAGGTCACAGCTGTCGACGTGCATGCCGACCGTGTCGAAGTAGTCATCTCGTCGGGTAGGCGCATTGCGGCACGCAAGGCAGTACTTGCAACCGGAGCGTTCTCAAATACAACACAGTTTCTGCCAAGACCTGTTGCGCTGAGGCGCAAGTCGGAGACGGCCCTGATGGTCGAACTCAATCTCGCCAAGAATCCAGAACTTATCGACATGCCCACTTTCGTGTACGAACTGGATTCAGACCTCGTCTCGGACATCTACATGGTGCCGCCAATGATGTATCCCAACGGGAAAATGATGATGAAGTTTGGCGCAAACACGCCCCACGACCGATACCTCAACGACGAAGAGATTCAACATTGGTACCGCGAGGGTGACAGCGCCGCGGTGACACCGACGATGCAAAAGGCATTCAGCAGGTTGTTTCCATCCGTAGATGTCGATGACTGGCATGCCGTGAGGTGCGTCATTGCCCGCACCCCGCACGGTCGGCCGTTCATCGACACGTTGGTCGACGGTCGGCTCTACTGCGCTATCGGCGGCAATGGCCATTCGGCGAAGTGGGCCGGAGCCATCGGCGAGCTTGCCGCTTCGCTGGCACTGACAGAATCCTGGTCTGACACGGTCATCCCTGCAACACACCACCGGGTGCAGTACGCAGACGCCGCTCATACCTGGAAATCAAGAGACCTGTTTATGTAA
- a CDS encoding histidine phosphatase family protein, whose amino-acid sequence MARLLLIRHAPTPETSSKLTGRTPGVSLGDAGVLAAQRTAENLSGLAIKMVFSSPLERTMETASIIGDRHDLAPIVEEGVNEIDFGSWAGRSFGQLRRTKLWKTVQTVPSRARFPGGESFFEAQHRAVSACDAIAAAAGRATVAVVSHSDVIKLIVSHYLGQPLDLFQRINISTASVTVIHLAPGQAPFVDVVNSDGVLRA is encoded by the coding sequence ATGGCCAGACTGTTGCTCATCAGACACGCACCCACGCCCGAGACCAGCAGCAAGCTGACCGGGCGGACGCCTGGCGTTTCGCTTGGGGATGCCGGTGTTCTTGCCGCTCAGCGGACCGCGGAAAACCTCAGCGGCCTCGCCATAAAGATGGTGTTCTCGTCGCCGTTGGAGCGCACCATGGAGACCGCCTCGATTATCGGCGACCGGCACGATCTGGCTCCCATTGTTGAAGAAGGTGTGAACGAGATCGATTTCGGGTCATGGGCCGGACGCTCGTTTGGTCAGCTTCGTCGAACCAAGTTGTGGAAAACCGTTCAAACAGTCCCCTCGCGGGCAAGATTTCCCGGTGGAGAGTCCTTCTTCGAAGCCCAACATCGCGCCGTTTCGGCCTGCGATGCGATCGCCGCCGCGGCTGGCAGGGCCACCGTGGCTGTCGTTAGTCACTCTGACGTAATTAAGCTCATCGTGTCTCACTACCTCGGCCAACCGCTTGATCTGTTCCAGCGGATCAACATCTCCACAGCATCGGTGACGGTGATCCATCTCGCGCCCGGGCAGGCGCCGTTTGTCGACGTGGTCAATTCTGACGGGGTTCTCCGTGCGTGA
- a CDS encoding DUF3090 family protein, whose product MREIGPAEQFRADAVGPIGHRVFYLSIVASGIPLWFVAEKQQVAAFAELGQHMLEAAGVHADEDAVLQIEQRLAESAELGDAEFRIGDLRLGLRENDMVSIILESVEEDDEAVNFVIAPEQLQAAAAHALRVVADGRPLCPRCGEPIDPGEYHRCPAVDPHLN is encoded by the coding sequence GTGCGTGAAATCGGACCCGCAGAGCAGTTCCGTGCAGATGCTGTCGGCCCAATCGGACATCGAGTGTTCTATCTCAGCATCGTCGCTTCAGGGATACCGCTGTGGTTTGTTGCAGAGAAGCAGCAAGTGGCGGCGTTTGCAGAACTCGGTCAGCACATGCTGGAGGCTGCTGGAGTTCACGCCGATGAGGATGCGGTCCTCCAGATCGAGCAAAGGTTGGCAGAGTCGGCGGAGCTTGGCGATGCCGAGTTCAGGATCGGTGACCTACGGCTCGGGTTGCGCGAGAACGACATGGTGTCGATCATCCTGGAGTCCGTCGAGGAGGACGACGAGGCCGTGAACTTTGTCATCGCTCCCGAGCAGCTTCAGGCTGCCGCTGCCCACGCGCTGCGTGTCGTAGCCGATGGCAGGCCCCTTTGCCCACGATGCGGGGAACCGATCGACCCCGGCGAGTACCACCGATGCCCGGCGGTGGACCCTCATCTCAACTGA